From Bacteroidales bacterium, the proteins below share one genomic window:
- a CDS encoding thermonuclease family protein: MKKAIIFIFLLVLLSTSFCDKKKTQQEDGEVLHVTDGDTFDCMYDGEEITIRLYGIDAPESGQPYGNEAENWLRNQIGDEAVDIEKVEEGYYGRTIAIVELNGTNINGALVKNGLAWVSARYCDRDSICDRWRNYQQQARGNDVGLWGQPNPTPPWEFRDQ; the protein is encoded by the coding sequence ATGAAAAAAGCAATCATATTTATTTTTTTATTGGTCTTACTCTCTACATCTTTTTGCGACAAGAAGAAAACCCAGCAGGAGGATGGTGAGGTACTCCATGTAACAGATGGTGATACGTTTGACTGCATGTACGATGGGGAAGAGATAACTATCCGGTTATATGGTATAGATGCACCGGAATCCGGCCAACCTTACGGAAATGAGGCAGAAAACTGGCTGCGGAACCAGATCGGTGATGAGGCCGTCGACATTGAAAAGGTTGAAGAAGGCTACTACGGCCGAACCATTGCCATTGTGGAGTTAAACGGCACGAATATCAATGGAGCGTTGGTAAAGAACGGACTGGCCTGGGTTAGTGCTCGCTATTGCGACCGGGACTCGATTTGCGATCGCTGGCGGAACTACCAACAACAGGCCCGGGGAAATGATGTTGGGCTTTGGGGTCAGCCAAACCCCACACCGCCGTGGGAATTCAGGGATCAATAA